The following are encoded in a window of Streptomyces sp. Go-475 genomic DNA:
- a CDS encoding VWA domain-containing protein, giving the protein MTAEVTDPARERLRRWRLVLGGDAADGTGCALSGQDAAMDGALTALYGKKDGTSQSGRDRSAGLGASAPSVARWLGDIRTYFPSSVVQVMQRDAIDRLGLATLLLEPEMLEAVEADVHLVGTLLSLNKAMPETTKETARAVVRKVVEDLEKRLATRTRATLTGALDRSARINRPRHHDIDWNRTIAANLKHYLPEYRTIVPERLIGYGRATQATKKEVILCIDQSGSMAASVVYASVFGAVLASMRTISTRLVVFDTAVVDLTDQLDDPVDVLFGTQLGGGTDINRALAYCQSQITRPAETVVVLISDLYEGGIRNEMLKRVSAMKASGVQFVTLLALSDEGAPAYDREHAAALAALGAPAFACTPDLFPEVMAAAIEKRPLPMPDVA; this is encoded by the coding sequence ATGACGGCCGAGGTGACGGACCCGGCGCGGGAGCGGCTGCGGCGTTGGCGACTGGTGCTCGGCGGCGACGCGGCGGACGGCACCGGATGCGCGCTGTCCGGGCAGGACGCGGCGATGGACGGGGCCCTCACCGCGCTCTACGGCAAGAAGGACGGCACATCGCAGAGCGGCCGGGACCGTTCGGCGGGACTCGGGGCGTCGGCGCCGTCCGTCGCGCGCTGGCTCGGGGACATCCGGACGTACTTCCCGTCCTCGGTCGTGCAGGTCATGCAGCGCGACGCCATCGACCGGCTCGGACTCGCCACGCTCCTGCTGGAGCCGGAGATGCTGGAGGCGGTGGAGGCCGACGTGCATCTGGTGGGCACGCTGCTGTCGCTCAACAAGGCCATGCCCGAGACGACGAAGGAGACGGCACGGGCCGTCGTGCGCAAGGTCGTCGAGGACCTGGAGAAGCGGCTCGCCACCCGCACCCGGGCCACCCTGACCGGCGCGCTCGACCGCAGCGCCCGCATCAACCGGCCCCGCCACCACGACATCGACTGGAACCGCACCATCGCGGCCAACCTCAAGCACTACCTGCCCGAGTACCGCACGATCGTGCCGGAGCGGCTCATCGGTTACGGGCGGGCGACCCAGGCCACCAAGAAGGAGGTCATCCTCTGTATCGATCAGTCGGGATCCATGGCGGCGTCGGTCGTGTACGCATCGGTCTTCGGAGCGGTGCTCGCCTCGATGCGGACGATCTCCACGCGACTCGTCGTCTTCGACACGGCGGTCGTCGACCTCACGGACCAACTCGACGACCCGGTCGACGTCCTGTTCGGGACGCAGCTCGGCGGCGGTACGGACATCAACCGTGCGCTCGCGTACTGCCAGTCGCAGATCACCCGGCCCGCGGAGACGGTGGTCGTGCTGATCAGCGACCTCTATGAGGGAGGCATCCGCAACGAGATGCTCAAGCGGGTCTCGGCGATGAAGGCGTCGGGGGTGCAGTTCGTGACGCTGCTGGCGCTCTCGGACGAAGGGGCACCGGCGTACGACCGGGAACACGCGGCCGCGCTCGCCGCGCTGGGGGCACCGGCGTTCGCCTGCACGCCCGACCTGTTCCCGGAGGTGATGGCGGCGGCGATCGAGAAGAGGCCGTTGCCGATGCCCGACGTGGCGTGA